The following proteins are co-located in the Bacteroidales bacterium genome:
- a CDS encoding RagB/SusD family nutrient uptake outer membrane protein gives MKKTLVHLGLLIAVLIVTTFTQSCTKLDEELYGEVTPANFFKTQEEFISALGAAYTQFADYASGDLMNVQECSTDEGVYPTRGQDWDDGGTQRRIHLHAYGTEDGYVNGAWNFGFGGVNTTNRLIYQFTSLVESKQVDQAVADAYIAELQTVRGFFYWQLIDLYGNVPLVTDFAKADAAPATKSRKEVYDFIVGDLATAVPKLSKSVDGTTYGRMNYYAGQTLLAKLYLNAAVYSGTAEWDKVITACDEVINSGKYTLESNYFTNFNVNNSGSKEFIFAIPYDQVFFTGFNLAVRTLHYGSQDTYNLTAQPWNGFCTLEEFYNSYDDADLRKGDAGTLTSPAIRRGNFIAGYQYKASGGFVMDDGFEKPNLTRTPAPLLGDPDGAKLNLGNIGSGQPQINELGPQAYRQSGVRVGKWEIALGSHPDAMSNDYAVFRYADVLLMKAEALFRKDPNSAAALALVNQIRTRAGVPALTSLDGKLSYDMAGPVVAGGELFNEIGREMFAENHRRQDLIRWGFYNDVAKWALPFYNPGDVIKTGAYLTIFPIHKDKIAANPNLVQNPGY, from the coding sequence ATGAAAAAAACGCTAGTCCATTTAGGATTATTAATAGCTGTGCTTATCGTGACTACTTTTACACAGTCATGTACCAAGCTTGATGAAGAACTGTATGGCGAGGTTACACCTGCCAACTTCTTCAAAACACAGGAAGAGTTCATCTCCGCATTGGGAGCTGCATATACTCAATTTGCTGATTATGCTTCCGGTGACCTGATGAATGTCCAGGAATGCAGTACTGATGAGGGTGTTTATCCTACAAGAGGTCAGGACTGGGATGATGGTGGTACCCAGAGAAGGATTCATTTACATGCCTATGGAACTGAAGATGGATATGTTAATGGTGCCTGGAACTTTGGTTTTGGAGGAGTAAATACTACAAACCGTCTTATTTACCAATTCACATCGCTTGTTGAAAGCAAACAGGTTGATCAGGCTGTTGCCGATGCATATATTGCAGAACTCCAGACTGTCCGTGGTTTCTTTTACTGGCAGCTAATTGACCTCTATGGTAATGTTCCATTGGTAACTGATTTTGCAAAGGCCGACGCCGCTCCTGCTACAAAATCAAGAAAAGAAGTTTATGATTTCATTGTCGGCGACCTTGCAACTGCTGTTCCAAAACTTTCAAAATCTGTTGATGGCACCACTTACGGTCGTATGAATTATTATGCAGGACAGACACTGCTTGCAAAGTTGTATCTTAATGCAGCAGTTTATTCCGGCACAGCAGAGTGGGATAAGGTTATAACTGCATGCGACGAAGTTATTAACTCAGGTAAATACACACTAGAGAGCAACTATTTCACTAACTTCAATGTAAATAACTCAGGATCAAAAGAATTCATCTTTGCAATTCCTTACGATCAGGTATTCTTTACAGGTTTCAACCTTGCAGTTCGTACATTACATTATGGCAGTCAGGACACTTATAATCTTACTGCACAGCCATGGAATGGATTCTGCACACTTGAAGAATTCTATAATTCCTATGATGATGCTGACCTCAGAAAAGGTGATGCTGGAACACTTACCAGTCCTGCTATCAGAAGAGGTAACTTTATTGCAGGTTATCAGTATAAAGCAAGCGGCGGATTCGTTATGGACGACGGTTTTGAGAAGCCAAACCTCACCCGTACTCCTGCTCCACTCCTTGGAGACCCTGACGGAGCCAAATTGAATCTTGGTAACATTGGTTCAGGTCAGCCACAGATTAATGAATTAGGTCCACAGGCTTACAGACAGTCAGGTGTAAGAGTAGGTAAGTGGGAAATAGCTTTAGGATCACACCCTGATGCGATGAGCAATGACTATGCAGTATTCCGCTATGCAGATGTACTTCTTATGAAAGCTGAAGCTCTCTTCCGCAAAGATCCTAACTCAGCTGCAGCATTAGCACTTGTTAATCAGATCAGAACCCGTGCTGGTGTACCTGCCCTCACTTCTCTTGATGGTAAACTAAGCTACGACATGGCTGGTCCTGTTGTTGCAGGTGGTGAATTATTTAATGAGATTGGCCGTGAGATGTTCGCAGAGAACCACAGGCGTCAGGATCTGATTCGTTGGGGATTCTACAACGACGTTGCAAAATGGGCTCTCCCATTTTACAATCCTGGTGATGTTATCAAAACCGGTGCATACCTCACAATCTTCCCTATTCATAAGGATAAAATTGCAGCTAACCCGAATCTTGTACAAAATCCGGGCTACTAG
- a CDS encoding VCBS repeat-containing protein, with protein sequence MAKTRQLLKFGLIFCLFILHWSCNRDDNKSFRKPLFTLISDKHTRIDFINQLEYTEEFNTYTYRNFYNGAGVGIGDFNNDGLPDIYFCGNLADNKLYINRGDFVFEDITNQAGVACSGAWSTGVSITDINGDGWLDIFVCKSGDPGSANRHNDLFINNKDLTFSEKAEEYGLADAGLSNHASFFDYDRDGDLDCYLLNNSFQSVTEFDIKPDQRQIRDSLGANKLYRNDGNHFVDVSEEAGIFGSKIGFGLGVSVGDLNRDGWPDIYISNDFFERDYLYINNRNGTFTESLEDQLRETSLGAMGADIADINNDAYPDIFVTEMTPEGNSRLKTKVMFEDWNRYQMKLKNGYYHQFARNVLQLNNGNGSFSEIGRQSGVSATDWSWGALIMDLDNDGWNDIFVANGIYKDLLDRDYLDIYSNPSVMRSIINTEEKAILKVIDMIPSVKIPNYAFHNNGNLTFSNNAELWGLGDPSFSNGAAYGDLDNDGDLDLIVNNVNMPPFVYRNDSDQKSETNFLVTELIGTGKNSGATGASVTLYYQGKINYREVIPARGFMSSVDKRLHFGLGSATLIDSLVVKWPDGNCSKLINVQANQFLKLDESKAETGCLQKQEINQDNVFQQIDQIRGLDYAHAENDFSDFDRDRLLFQMISNEGPHIAVGDVNGDLLDDLYLCGAKDSPGALFVQDESGNFRSTNTELFKADKISEDTDCAFFDADGDGDNDLYVASGGNEFPSSSSALGDRLYLNDGKGNFSKSDQIFPDGKYESTSCVQPADFDKDGDIDLFVGVRLLPFSYGVPVNGYILENDGQGNYSNITEKAAPSLVNIGMITDMVWADMDNDSDLDMVIVGDWMPVKVLINDKNTFIDKTAQYDLSETQGWWHTITAKDLNNDGNVDFILGNQGLNSFFKASVKKPVTMYVNDFDLNGSTEQIICTYDGNKSFPAAMKDDLVKQISSLETKYKSFNDYRDQTIEDIFPPEVLKRSVILSARIMESCLMVNSGKGSLKLSPLPSEAQFTPVYAISANDFDDDGLCDIVLGGNLYRAKPEKGIYDAGYGLFLKGKSNGSFQSTSANESGIFIKGEIRDLKIININGIRVLVVAKNNDNFQFYKF encoded by the coding sequence ATGGCTAAAACAAGACAATTATTGAAATTTGGGTTAATATTCTGTTTATTCATTCTGCACTGGTCATGCAATCGTGATGATAATAAATCATTTAGAAAGCCATTGTTCACATTAATAAGTGATAAGCATACCAGGATTGACTTCATAAACCAACTTGAATATACCGAGGAATTTAACACCTATACGTACAGAAATTTTTACAACGGTGCCGGTGTTGGTATTGGTGACTTCAATAATGACGGCCTTCCGGATATCTACTTCTGTGGTAATCTTGCAGATAACAAGTTATACATTAACAGAGGTGATTTTGTCTTTGAAGACATTACAAATCAGGCTGGTGTGGCATGTTCAGGAGCCTGGTCAACAGGTGTGAGTATTACAGATATTAATGGTGATGGCTGGCTGGATATATTTGTCTGTAAATCAGGAGATCCCGGAAGTGCAAACAGACATAATGATTTATTTATAAATAATAAAGACCTTACTTTTTCAGAGAAGGCTGAAGAGTACGGTTTGGCAGATGCCGGATTATCAAATCATGCATCATTCTTCGATTATGACAGGGATGGAGACCTGGATTGCTATCTTCTGAACAATTCTTTTCAGTCGGTAACAGAATTTGACATTAAACCAGATCAGCGACAGATCCGCGATTCACTCGGAGCAAATAAACTCTATCGGAATGATGGTAACCACTTTGTTGATGTAAGTGAAGAAGCCGGAATTTTTGGAAGCAAGATTGGTTTTGGACTTGGAGTAAGTGTGGGTGATCTCAACAGAGACGGGTGGCCCGATATTTATATATCGAATGACTTTTTTGAACGTGACTATTTGTATATAAATAATAGAAACGGAACTTTTACTGAATCTCTTGAAGATCAGCTACGTGAAACAAGTCTTGGTGCCATGGGAGCTGATATTGCAGATATTAATAATGATGCATACCCCGATATATTCGTAACTGAGATGACTCCTGAGGGAAATTCAAGGCTTAAAACAAAGGTAATGTTCGAGGACTGGAACAGATACCAGATGAAGCTTAAAAATGGTTATTACCACCAGTTTGCAAGGAATGTATTACAGCTTAATAACGGAAACGGTTCTTTCAGTGAGATAGGAAGACAAAGTGGTGTAAGTGCCACCGACTGGAGCTGGGGAGCCCTGATTATGGATCTTGATAATGACGGATGGAATGATATTTTCGTCGCTAACGGTATTTATAAGGACTTGCTTGACCGTGATTACCTTGATATCTATTCAAACCCGTCTGTTATGAGGTCAATCATAAATACGGAGGAAAAGGCTATTCTGAAAGTCATCGATATGATTCCTTCAGTAAAGATCCCAAACTATGCATTTCACAATAATGGAAATCTCACATTCTCAAATAATGCTGAACTATGGGGTCTTGGAGATCCTTCATTCTCAAATGGTGCAGCTTACGGGGACCTTGATAATGATGGTGATCTGGACCTTATAGTAAATAATGTAAACATGCCCCCATTTGTTTACAGAAATGATTCGGATCAGAAATCTGAAACAAATTTTCTTGTAACGGAACTGATCGGTACCGGAAAAAACAGTGGCGCAACAGGTGCCTCGGTTACACTATACTACCAGGGTAAAATTAACTACAGGGAAGTTATTCCGGCAAGAGGATTCATGTCATCGGTTGATAAAAGACTTCATTTTGGTCTGGGCTCAGCAACTCTGATTGATTCATTGGTAGTTAAATGGCCAGATGGCAATTGCTCTAAACTTATAAATGTTCAGGCTAATCAGTTCCTGAAACTGGATGAAAGCAAAGCCGAAACAGGTTGTTTGCAGAAACAGGAAATTAACCAGGATAATGTCTTTCAGCAGATTGATCAAATCAGAGGTTTGGATTATGCTCATGCTGAAAATGACTTCTCAGATTTTGACCGTGACCGCCTGCTTTTTCAGATGATATCAAATGAAGGTCCTCATATTGCAGTCGGCGATGTAAATGGCGATCTCCTGGATGATTTATATTTGTGCGGGGCAAAAGATTCACCGGGAGCATTGTTTGTGCAGGATGAATCGGGAAATTTCAGAAGTACTAATACAGAACTATTTAAGGCCGACAAAATATCGGAAGATACTGATTGTGCTTTCTTTGATGCTGACGGAGACGGGGATAATGATCTGTATGTTGCCAGCGGAGGTAATGAGTTTCCGTCAAGCTCATCAGCCCTTGGTGATCGTTTATATTTAAATGACGGAAAAGGAAACTTTTCGAAATCAGACCAGATATTTCCTGATGGAAAATATGAAAGCACTTCCTGTGTGCAACCTGCTGATTTTGACAAAGATGGTGATATTGACCTTTTTGTAGGTGTTAGGCTGCTCCCCTTCAGTTACGGAGTTCCGGTAAATGGATATATTTTAGAAAATGACGGACAAGGCAATTATTCAAATATCACAGAGAAAGCAGCACCTTCATTGGTTAATATAGGTATGATAACAGATATGGTTTGGGCTGACATGGATAATGATTCTGACCTGGATATGGTAATTGTCGGAGACTGGATGCCGGTAAAAGTTTTAATAAATGACAAGAATACCTTTATAGATAAAACTGCGCAGTATGATTTATCAGAGACTCAGGGATGGTGGCACACAATAACAGCAAAGGATCTGAATAATGATGGAAATGTCGACTTTATACTGGGTAACCAGGGCTTAAATTCGTTTTTTAAAGCCTCTGTCAAAAAGCCTGTAACAATGTATGTTAATGATTTTGATCTGAACGGCAGCACAGAGCAGATTATCTGTACGTACGACGGAAACAAATCATTTCCGGCTGCAATGAAAGATGATCTTGTGAAGCAAATCTCTTCACTTGAAACAAAATATAAATCATTTAATGATTACAGAGATCAGACAATTGAAGATATCTTCCCTCCCGAAGTATTAAAAAGATCTGTTATATTAAGTGCCAGGATAATGGAGAGTTGTCTAATGGTCAATTCCGGGAAGGGAAGTCTTAAGCTTTCTCCTCTCCCGTCTGAGGCTCAGTTTACTCCTGTCTATGCCATTTCTGCAAATGATTTTGATGATGATGGATTATGTGATATCGTTTTAGGAGGGAACCTTTACAGGGCAAAACCTGAAAAAGGAATATATGATGCCGGCTATGGCCTTTTTCTGAAAGGTAAATCAAATGGATCTTTCCAAAGTACTTCAGCAAATGAATCAGGGATCTTTATCAAAGGAGAGATCCGCGACCTGAAAATTATTAATATAAATGGAATCCGGGTCCTTGTTGTTGCAAAAAATAATGATAATTTTCAGTTCTATAAATTTTGA
- a CDS encoding VCBS repeat-containing protein, with amino-acid sequence MIRPGQFVKVKLLLAWLLLPLIFFACKNSARNADNKLFTLLPSEVTQAGFVNHLDYDVQLKSKFNIYTFRNFYNGAGVALNDINNDGLPDILMGSNMGTNVLYLNKGDFKFEDISLSSGIQGKGWSTGISFADVNGDGYTDLYVCKSGSPNGEQSRNELYINNGDLTFSERAKEYGLDEQGNSTQGVFFDYDKDGDLDMYLLKNFPKAIGSFNLKENQRSVRDTLGGHKLFRNDGNKFTDVSEAAGIYGSTIAFGLGVTVGDINMDGWMDIYVSNDFFERDYVYINNQDGTFRETLTQMMRSISAASMGGDMADINNDYYPEIFATDMLPEHNDRLKTKTTFDNLENYKSSVENGYHHQFTRNVLQLNNGDGTFSEIGRLAGIYATDWSWGALIADLDNDGLKDIFVANGIYKDLTDQDYIQFFSNRDMVMSIVSGKNVDYKRLIDAIPSVKIPSYAFKNTGDYKFINEADSWGLGTPGFSNGAAYGDLDNDGDLDLVVNNVNLPMHVYRNESRQKMPENHFLKIILKGEGANTAAIGAKVTVKNKGSIVYLEQMPMRGYLSTVDSRPNLGLGNITVVDSLIVNWPDDRTTVLTNVKTDQILTLHQKDAVKSTIHSVDFISSQNVYFEDITNENRINFVHRESDFNDFERERLLYHMVSTEGPGMCKGDVNGDGLDDIYICGAKGEPGALMIQQNNGSFITVEKALFEEDKISEEVDCAMFDADGDKDMDLYVASGGNEFPESSSALSDRLYINNGKGQFKKSDQVLPAGKYESTGCVSAEDFDKDGVIELFVGLRLKPFLYGVPVSGYILENDGKGNFTDVTSKVAPELQNAGMIRDMLWEDVDKDGDKDMIITGDWMPVRIFINENGTFKEKKDAMGSEKTSGWWNCLEAADFDSDGDIDFIAGNHGLNSRFKATEEKPVTMYVNDFDLNGSAEQIISTYDGEKSYPLALKHDLTRQIPDMAKKYPTYESYKDQQITDMFPPELLKNSIQLDAYLLETSLFINDGNGNFSRKPLPVEVQFSPVFAANAEDYNEDGIIDILLGGNLFSVKPEVGRYDASYGSLLIGDGKGGFRNVPAKVSGFHLEGEIRDILKIKTSKDNILVVSRSNDPLQVFKVAGK; translated from the coding sequence ATGATAAGGCCTGGTCAATTCGTTAAAGTAAAACTTCTGCTTGCCTGGCTATTACTGCCGCTAATTTTTTTTGCCTGCAAAAATTCTGCCAGGAATGCTGATAATAAGTTATTTACGCTGCTTCCCTCTGAAGTTACACAGGCCGGTTTCGTAAATCACCTTGACTATGATGTGCAGCTAAAGTCAAAATTCAATATATACACTTTCCGTAATTTCTATAATGGTGCCGGAGTTGCCCTGAATGACATAAATAACGATGGTCTGCCCGATATCCTTATGGGGTCCAATATGGGTACCAATGTACTTTATCTGAACAAAGGTGATTTCAAATTCGAAGACATATCACTCAGCTCAGGAATTCAGGGAAAGGGATGGTCAACCGGTATAAGCTTTGCAGATGTAAATGGTGATGGATATACGGACTTGTATGTCTGCAAATCAGGAAGTCCGAACGGAGAACAGAGCAGAAATGAATTGTATATCAATAACGGAGACCTTACTTTTTCAGAGAGAGCAAAAGAATACGGTCTGGATGAACAGGGAAACTCTACACAGGGAGTATTCTTTGATTATGACAAAGACGGTGACCTTGATATGTATCTTCTGAAAAACTTCCCAAAAGCAATTGGAAGCTTTAATCTTAAAGAGAATCAACGATCTGTCAGGGATACACTCGGAGGACACAAACTCTTTAGAAATGACGGAAATAAGTTTACCGATGTAAGTGAGGCTGCCGGAATTTATGGCAGTACGATTGCATTCGGTCTGGGAGTTACTGTCGGTGATATAAATATGGATGGATGGATGGATATTTATGTTTCAAATGACTTCTTTGAGAGGGATTATGTTTATATCAATAATCAGGATGGAACTTTCAGGGAGACTCTAACACAAATGATGAGATCTATTTCAGCTGCCTCTATGGGTGGAGATATGGCAGATATAAATAATGACTATTATCCAGAAATATTTGCAACTGATATGCTCCCGGAGCATAATGACAGACTCAAAACAAAAACAACATTCGATAATCTCGAAAATTATAAATCGAGTGTTGAAAACGGCTATCATCATCAGTTTACCCGCAATGTTCTGCAGCTGAATAATGGTGATGGCACATTCAGTGAAATCGGCAGGTTGGCCGGAATTTATGCTACCGACTGGTCATGGGGAGCACTGATTGCGGATCTTGACAATGATGGCTTAAAGGATATTTTTGTAGCTAATGGGATCTATAAAGACCTTACAGATCAGGACTATATACAATTCTTTTCGAACCGTGACATGGTTATGTCTATTGTTTCAGGAAAAAATGTGGATTACAAGAGACTTATCGATGCCATACCTTCAGTAAAAATCCCCAGCTATGCATTCAAAAATACAGGCGATTATAAATTTATAAATGAAGCGGATTCATGGGGTCTTGGTACTCCGGGATTTTCAAATGGAGCTGCCTATGGTGATCTCGACAATGATGGAGATCTGGATCTTGTAGTGAATAATGTGAACCTTCCAATGCATGTTTATCGCAATGAATCGAGGCAAAAAATGCCGGAGAATCATTTTCTGAAAATAATATTAAAAGGTGAAGGTGCCAACACTGCAGCAATCGGAGCAAAAGTGACTGTGAAGAATAAAGGCAGCATTGTATATCTCGAACAAATGCCAATGAGAGGATATTTATCGACAGTTGATTCCCGTCCAAACCTCGGACTAGGCAATATTACAGTTGTTGATTCACTTATAGTAAATTGGCCTGATGACAGAACAACAGTGCTGACAAATGTAAAAACAGATCAGATATTAACTCTCCATCAGAAAGATGCGGTTAAAAGCACAATACATTCAGTGGATTTCATTAGTTCTCAAAATGTTTATTTCGAGGATATTACAAACGAGAACAGGATAAACTTTGTGCACAGGGAGAGTGATTTTAATGATTTTGAACGGGAGAGGCTTCTCTATCATATGGTTTCAACTGAAGGGCCAGGGATGTGCAAAGGAGATGTGAACGGAGACGGACTTGATGATATCTACATTTGCGGTGCTAAAGGAGAACCAGGGGCTTTGATGATTCAGCAGAATAACGGATCATTTATTACAGTTGAAAAGGCTCTGTTTGAAGAAGATAAAATATCTGAGGAAGTTGATTGCGCTATGTTTGATGCCGATGGTGATAAGGATATGGATTTGTATGTTGCCAGCGGAGGCAATGAATTTCCGGAAAGCTCATCAGCGTTAAGCGATCGTTTGTATATAAACAATGGCAAAGGCCAGTTTAAGAAATCCGATCAGGTATTGCCGGCTGGAAAGTATGAAAGCACAGGCTGTGTAAGTGCTGAAGATTTTGATAAAGATGGAGTTATTGAATTATTTGTGGGGCTCCGTCTTAAACCATTTCTGTATGGTGTACCTGTGAGCGGATACATTCTGGAAAATGACGGAAAAGGAAATTTCACCGATGTAACCTCTAAGGTTGCCCCTGAGCTTCAGAATGCAGGAATGATAAGAGACATGCTATGGGAAGATGTTGATAAAGACGGAGATAAGGACATGATTATTACTGGCGACTGGATGCCTGTCAGAATCTTCATTAATGAGAATGGTACTTTTAAAGAGAAAAAGGATGCAATGGGATCCGAAAAGACATCAGGCTGGTGGAACTGCCTTGAAGCAGCAGATTTTGATTCGGATGGTGATATAGATTTCATAGCCGGAAACCATGGTTTAAATTCAAGATTCAAAGCTACTGAAGAGAAACCTGTCACTATGTATGTAAATGATTTTGACCTCAATGGATCTGCTGAGCAGATAATAAGCACATATGACGGTGAAAAATCTTATCCGCTGGCTTTGAAGCATGACCTTACCAGGCAGATTCCCGATATGGCGAAGAAATATCCTACTTACGAATCATATAAAGATCAGCAGATTACTGATATGTTTCCTCCCGAGCTGTTAAAGAATTCGATTCAGCTTGATGCATACCTGCTTGAAACCTCGCTGTTTATTAATGATGGAAACGGAAATTTTTCCAGAAAACCGTTACCTGTCGAGGTTCAGTTTTCTCCTGTTTTTGCTGCCAACGCGGAAGACTACAATGAGGATGGCATCATTGATATTCTGCTTGGAGGCAATCTGTTCAGCGTAAAACCTGAAGTAGGCAGATACGATGCCAGTTATGGATCATTGCTTATTGGTGACGGAAAAGGAGGATTCAGAAATGTCCCGGCAAAAGTCTCAGGCTTTCATCTTGAAGGGGAGATCAGGGATATCCTGAAAATAAAAACCTCAAAAGATAATATACTTGTTGTATCGCGCAGCAATGATCCGTTACAAGTATTCAAAGTTGCAGGTAAGTGA